One genomic window of Actinomycetes bacterium includes the following:
- a CDS encoding ATPase, T2SS/T4P/T4SS family — MGRRWVGDRAGTWTGTERGAVGAGPPAAEHVAPGGRRRLGEVLVDDGVLTPGQLDEALRVQREDREGRRRLGEVIASLGFADEVQIARALSDQLRLPFVDLGSLTVARSTVAVLPRHVAVRHQVMPVTLAHDVLTVAMSDPTNVLVLDDVRMATRISQVRATVATVSDLQEAVKRYYGGQGGAAGAADALGALKEVEGLEVLEDTREEDADVEVADDAPVVRLVNAIMGEALYSRASDVHIQPQDREVRVRFRIDGLLRQITVVPKGIQAPLVSRIKILSGMDISERRKPQDGRGKIRHEGQEADTRVSTMPTMHGETVVIRLLRKEAEKAKSLAEVGLDDDDRAVFERAIGEPQGLILITGPTGSGKTSSLYAGLACVIKPDINVITLEDPVEYQMAGVNQVQINERVGLTFASGLRTVLRQDPDIVMVGEVRDPETASIAMQASMTGHLVLSTLHTNDAPSAVSRLIDMGVEPYLITSALTLVMGQRLGRVPCSRCSEPVEAGRRSLELLGLDPAEIDASGLRKGTGCTACAGSGYQGRVGLFEVMPVTRGIRELVVERAAESALRDAALAAGMRSMRSDGLRKALAGRTTLEEVLRVTPPDPSAGRRSRVRVGEIREAEPTG, encoded by the coding sequence ATGGGCAGGCGCTGGGTCGGCGACCGCGCCGGGACCTGGACCGGGACCGAGAGGGGCGCGGTTGGCGCCGGCCCGCCCGCCGCCGAGCACGTCGCACCGGGGGGCCGCCGCCGGCTCGGCGAGGTGCTGGTCGACGACGGCGTCCTCACCCCGGGGCAGCTCGACGAGGCGCTGCGGGTGCAGCGGGAGGACCGGGAGGGCCGGCGCCGGCTCGGCGAGGTGATCGCCTCCCTCGGCTTCGCCGACGAGGTCCAGATCGCCCGCGCCCTGTCCGACCAGCTCCGGCTGCCGTTCGTCGACCTCGGCAGCCTGACCGTGGCCCGGTCCACCGTCGCGGTGCTCCCCCGCCACGTTGCCGTCCGCCATCAGGTGATGCCGGTCACGCTCGCGCATGACGTGCTCACCGTGGCCATGAGCGACCCGACCAACGTCCTCGTCCTCGACGACGTCCGCATGGCCACCCGCATCTCCCAGGTCCGGGCCACGGTTGCGACCGTCTCCGACCTGCAGGAGGCGGTCAAGCGGTACTACGGCGGCCAGGGCGGGGCGGCCGGCGCGGCCGACGCCCTGGGCGCGCTCAAGGAGGTCGAGGGCCTGGAGGTCCTGGAGGACACCAGGGAGGAGGACGCCGACGTCGAGGTGGCCGACGACGCACCAGTGGTCAGGCTGGTCAACGCGATCATGGGCGAGGCCCTGTACAGCCGGGCCTCCGACGTCCACATCCAGCCGCAGGACCGCGAGGTGCGCGTCCGCTTCCGCATCGACGGCCTGCTCCGCCAGATCACCGTGGTGCCAAAGGGGATCCAGGCGCCGCTCGTGTCCCGCATCAAGATCCTGTCCGGGATGGACATCTCCGAGCGGCGCAAGCCCCAGGACGGGCGGGGCAAGATCCGCCACGAGGGCCAGGAGGCCGACACCCGGGTGTCCACCATGCCGACCATGCACGGCGAGACGGTCGTCATCCGCCTGCTGCGCAAGGAGGCCGAGAAGGCGAAGTCGCTGGCCGAGGTGGGCCTGGACGACGACGACCGGGCCGTGTTCGAGCGCGCCATCGGCGAGCCGCAGGGCCTGATCCTCATCACCGGCCCGACCGGGTCGGGCAAGACCTCCTCCCTCTACGCCGGCCTCGCCTGCGTGATCAAGCCCGACATCAACGTCATCACGCTCGAGGACCCGGTCGAGTACCAGATGGCAGGGGTCAACCAGGTGCAGATCAACGAGCGGGTCGGCCTGACCTTCGCGAGCGGCCTGCGCACGGTGCTGCGGCAGGACCCCGACATCGTGATGGTCGGGGAGGTGCGCGACCCGGAGACGGCCTCGATCGCCATGCAGGCGTCGATGACCGGTCACCTGGTGCTCTCCACCCTCCACACCAACGACGCCCCGTCGGCGGTGAGCCGGCTGATCGACATGGGCGTCGAGCCCTACCTGATCACCTCCGCGCTCACGCTGGTGATGGGCCAGCGGCTGGGCCGGGTGCCCTGCAGCCGCTGCTCGGAGCCTGTTGAGGCCGGCCGGCGCAGCCTCGAGCTGCTCGGGCTCGACCCGGCCGAGATCGACGCGTCCGGGCTGCGCAAGGGGACGGGCTGCACGGCCTGCGCCGGCAGCGGCTACCAGGGCCGGGTCGGCCTCTTCGAGGTCATGCCGGTCACCCGTGGCATCCGCGAGCTGGTGGTCGAGCGGGCCGCCGAGAGCGCGCTGCGGGACGCGGCGCTCGCGGCGGGCATGCGCAGCATGCGCAGCGACGGGCTGCGCAAGGCGCTCGCCGGCCGGACCACGCTCGAGGAGGTCCTCCGCGTCACCCCGCCCGACCCGTCCGCCGGCCGGCGGTCTCGCGTTCGCGTGGGTGAGATCCGCGAGGCCGAGCCGACCGGCTGA
- a CDS encoding glycosyltransferase: MHTHYRETGGEDVVVQAEAALLRRAGHEVLQHQVENPRRALAATAALAAAPWNPAAARDLRRTAERVRPDVVHVHNTWFALSPAVLPAFGRAGVPVVMTLHNYRLLCANGLLFRDGHPCEDCVGSHPWHSVRHGCYRGSAAQSIPVAATIALHRRRHTWDRDVELFLALNEFSRALFVRGGLPPDRILVKPNFVSDPGVRTVPAERSSTVLVVGRLVDQKGVHLLLEAWRRFANRSLELVVVGDGPARADLERLGVPGVRFAGRLTPEQVRELMLAGRALAFPSRSYEGQPMVVLEALAAGLPVLASDLGGLPELLRPTGAGWLAPPGDAAGWTGALRGLTQTAPVVQASAAALRLYQRVFTEERAARTLEDAYERARARQL; encoded by the coding sequence GTGCACACCCATTACCGGGAAACCGGCGGCGAGGACGTGGTCGTGCAGGCCGAGGCCGCACTGCTTCGCCGGGCTGGCCACGAGGTCCTGCAGCACCAGGTCGAGAATCCGCGGAGGGCGCTGGCGGCCACCGCCGCGCTGGCCGCCGCGCCCTGGAATCCCGCAGCCGCGCGCGACCTGCGGCGGACGGCCGAGCGGGTACGGCCGGACGTCGTGCACGTCCACAACACCTGGTTTGCCCTGTCACCGGCAGTGCTGCCCGCGTTCGGTCGCGCTGGCGTGCCCGTGGTGATGACGCTGCACAACTACCGGCTGCTCTGCGCCAACGGGCTGCTGTTCCGCGATGGACACCCGTGCGAGGACTGCGTGGGCAGCCACCCCTGGCACAGCGTGCGACATGGCTGCTACCGCGGGTCGGCGGCCCAGTCGATCCCGGTCGCGGCCACCATCGCGCTCCACCGCCGCCGCCACACCTGGGACAGGGACGTCGAGCTGTTCCTGGCCCTCAACGAGTTCTCCCGGGCGCTCTTCGTCCGGGGCGGGCTCCCCCCCGACCGGATCCTGGTCAAGCCCAACTTCGTGTCCGACCCGGGGGTGCGAACGGTGCCGGCCGAGCGGTCCTCCACCGTGCTGGTGGTCGGCCGCCTGGTCGACCAGAAGGGCGTCCACTTGCTGCTCGAGGCCTGGCGGCGGTTCGCCAACCGGTCCCTCGAGCTCGTCGTCGTGGGCGACGGCCCGGCTCGGGCCGACCTGGAGCGCCTGGGTGTGCCCGGCGTGCGGTTCGCGGGACGGCTCACGCCGGAGCAGGTGCGCGAGCTCATGTTGGCCGGTCGGGCACTCGCCTTCCCGTCGCGCTCCTATGAGGGGCAGCCCATGGTGGTGCTGGAAGCCCTGGCCGCTGGGCTGCCAGTGCTCGCCTCCGACCTGGGTGGCCTGCCGGAACTGCTGCGGCCGACCGGTGCGGGCTGGCTCGCCCCGCCTGGGGACGCGGCCGGCTGGACCGGCGCGCTGCGCGGCCTGACCCAGACTGCGCCGGTCGTCCAGGCAAGCGCCGCGGCGCTTCGGCTCTACCAGCGGGTCTTCACCGAGGAGCGAGCCGCCCGAACGCTCGAGGACGCCTACGAGCGGGCACGAGCTCGCCAGCTGTAG
- a CDS encoding O-antigen ligase family protein, whose translation MYLAFAVALPLTFFGNQVGGLLFSGWAWLLALAMIGPLTVVDPLHPRAVVALWPYLAFLIYALTSLAWAPDLAKGALTLLQLLLPALAYLMAWQATRDVRGVVNPLVRVCFGVLGFVITLVLVDRTVGLGPLELLARPVGISLSIVFTIVTMNSRSWLRTMLIGCIAVAVAVAVGSRMAAAVLTLLLLCSPSLALRVHWRVLIAALFCILLVEASHTEVFKARFFFDPNASLLDVLTLSDKVNTAGRRELWPQLLHACSQKATFGYGLGASYGLSTRFSGGPLSHPHNDYLRTLCDVGLTGSIFFWGFFLVMGVRSLARALKPTPNRRLHAAASMLVLALLIFAITDNPMVYTAHFMIPLALVLGLSDGSYDQWRTRTLVNG comes from the coding sequence GTGTACCTCGCGTTCGCTGTCGCGCTCCCCTTGACGTTCTTCGGCAACCAGGTCGGCGGGCTGCTCTTCAGCGGATGGGCCTGGCTGTTGGCACTGGCAATGATCGGACCATTGACCGTCGTCGATCCGTTGCACCCTAGGGCGGTCGTCGCACTCTGGCCCTATCTGGCCTTCCTCATCTACGCCCTGACGAGCCTGGCATGGGCACCTGACCTGGCCAAGGGCGCCCTGACCCTGCTCCAGCTGCTGCTTCCCGCGCTCGCCTATCTCATGGCCTGGCAGGCGACCAGGGATGTGCGGGGAGTGGTAAACCCGCTCGTCAGGGTCTGCTTCGGCGTGCTCGGTTTCGTGATAACGCTCGTACTGGTGGATCGCACGGTCGGGCTAGGACCTCTGGAGCTGTTGGCACGCCCCGTGGGGATCAGCCTCAGCATCGTGTTTACGATCGTGACGATGAACTCCCGGTCGTGGCTGCGCACGATGCTGATCGGTTGCATCGCGGTTGCCGTCGCTGTCGCGGTCGGGTCGCGGATGGCCGCCGCCGTGCTGACGCTGCTGCTGCTGTGCAGCCCATCGCTGGCCCTGCGCGTGCACTGGCGGGTCCTGATCGCGGCACTCTTCTGCATCCTGCTGGTGGAGGCAAGCCATACCGAGGTCTTCAAGGCTCGCTTCTTCTTCGATCCCAACGCTTCCCTGCTCGACGTCCTCACCTTGAGCGACAAGGTCAATACCGCCGGTCGTCGGGAGTTGTGGCCGCAGCTGCTCCACGCCTGCTCGCAGAAGGCGACGTTCGGCTACGGCCTGGGGGCCTCGTACGGTCTCAGCACCCGCTTCAGCGGCGGCCCCCTGAGCCATCCGCACAACGACTACCTGCGTACGTTGTGTGACGTCGGGCTCACCGGCAGCATCTTCTTCTGGGGCTTCTTCCTCGTCATGGGAGTGCGGTCGCTGGCCCGCGCGCTCAAGCCGACGCCCAACCGACGACTCCACGCGGCCGCCAGCATGCTCGTGCTCGCCCTCCTGATCTTCGCGATCACGGACAACCCGATGGTCTACACCGCGCACTTCATGATCCCGCTGGCGCTCGTGCTCGGCCTGTCCGACGGTAGCTATGACCAGTGGCGCACCCGCACCCTCGTCAACGGGTGA